A single Blastococcus colisei DNA region contains:
- a CDS encoding HpcH/HpaI aldolase family protein encodes MSDDAAAMEPTGEVSLGMAISEVDLRGRWSDGQPCHGLWSLLPGVVTGEVLARTGVDYVVVDLQHGATAEAEMPGVAAAISAAGAVPLVRTRSPAFADVGRPLDLGARGVIVPNVRDADHAREVIAASRYAPVGGRSIGRLSGGADQPLVIVMVEASTALDDLDSVLAVDGLDGVYVGPGDLSLSLGLTGDEHRDELRDVLSSIIARAGAAGVPVGVHAYSGEQAAEYAAEGATIVTVAVDAASLREAVAHHLGVARGRPGPDQR; translated from the coding sequence GTGTCCGATGACGCCGCCGCGATGGAGCCGACGGGAGAGGTGAGTCTCGGGATGGCGATCAGCGAGGTCGACCTGCGGGGGCGGTGGTCCGACGGGCAGCCGTGCCACGGGCTGTGGAGCCTGCTCCCCGGTGTGGTGACCGGCGAGGTGCTGGCGCGGACGGGAGTCGACTACGTCGTCGTCGACCTGCAGCACGGCGCCACGGCCGAGGCCGAGATGCCGGGCGTCGCGGCGGCGATCTCCGCGGCGGGGGCGGTGCCGCTCGTCCGGACCCGTAGCCCGGCCTTCGCCGACGTCGGCCGCCCGCTCGACCTGGGTGCCCGCGGCGTCATCGTGCCCAACGTGCGCGACGCCGACCACGCCCGGGAGGTCATCGCCGCGAGCCGGTACGCGCCGGTCGGCGGGCGGTCGATCGGACGGCTCTCCGGCGGGGCCGACCAGCCCCTGGTGATCGTGATGGTGGAGGCCTCGACCGCCCTCGACGATCTCGACTCCGTCCTCGCCGTCGACGGACTGGACGGCGTGTACGTCGGCCCGGGAGACCTGTCCCTGTCCTTGGGGCTGACCGGCGACGAGCACCGGGACGAGCTGCGCGACGTGCTGTCCTCGATCATCGCCCGGGCCGGCGCAGCGGGCGTGCCCGTCGGTGTCCACGCCTACAGCGGTGAACAGGCCGCCGAATACGCCGCCGAGGGCGCGACGATCGTCACGGTTGCCGTCGACGCCGCCTCCCTGCGCGAGGCCGTGGCACACCACCTCGGCGTCGCCCGCGGACGCCCTGGGCCGGACCAGCGGTGA
- a CDS encoding sulfite exporter TauE/SafE family protein, whose protein sequence is MTDAFPADLLPQGLTPEVLLLVLLAALAAGWIDAVVGGGGLLQLPALLLVPGMSPVQALATNKLASIFGTTTSAVTYYRRVHPDLRTALPMAAVALVCSFAGASVAAALPASVFKPIIVIALIAIATFTLLRPSLGEVTALRHGGRRHHGVAGAVGAGIGFYDGILGPGTGSFLVFAMVSLLGYDFLNASAKAKIVNVATNAGALIFFVPYGAVFWGLGLVLGAANMLGGYLGSRTATARGSRFIRIVFLVVVTALIGRVGSDVWTENLRPLLG, encoded by the coding sequence ATGACGGATGCGTTCCCGGCCGACCTCCTGCCCCAGGGGCTGACCCCCGAGGTGCTCCTGCTCGTCCTGCTGGCTGCGCTCGCGGCCGGGTGGATCGACGCCGTCGTCGGTGGCGGCGGTCTCCTGCAACTGCCCGCGTTGCTGCTCGTCCCCGGGATGAGCCCGGTCCAGGCCCTGGCGACGAACAAGCTGGCCTCGATCTTCGGCACCACGACCAGCGCCGTCACCTACTACCGCCGCGTCCATCCCGATCTCCGGACCGCCCTGCCGATGGCCGCGGTGGCCCTGGTGTGCAGCTTCGCCGGGGCATCCGTCGCCGCCGCCCTGCCGGCCAGCGTGTTCAAACCGATCATCGTCATCGCGCTCATCGCCATCGCCACGTTCACGCTGCTGCGGCCGTCGCTCGGCGAGGTGACCGCGCTGCGCCACGGGGGGCGGCGTCACCACGGCGTCGCCGGAGCGGTGGGCGCCGGCATCGGCTTCTACGACGGCATCCTCGGCCCGGGAACCGGGTCGTTCCTCGTGTTCGCCATGGTGTCGCTGCTGGGCTACGACTTCCTCAACGCCAGCGCCAAGGCCAAGATCGTCAACGTCGCCACCAACGCGGGAGCCCTGATCTTCTTCGTCCCCTACGGCGCGGTCTTCTGGGGTCTCGGGCTCGTCCTGGGCGCCGCCAACATGCTGGGCGGCTACCTGGGCTCCCGGACGGCGACCGCCCGGGGCAGCCGCTTCATCCGGATCGTCTTCCTCGTCGTGGTCACCGCGCTGATCGGGCGGGTCGGCTCGGACGTCTGGACGGAGAACCTCCGCCCACTCCTGGGTTGA
- a CDS encoding phospholipase D-like domain-containing protein: MIGGGEATTQPDTDPAAAHPERRDGGDDGPSEQGAPLLIPGETCWRIERATRFAIFVDAAGYFATLKRAVLRAERRVLFIGWDFDPRIRLDPLDGCRPKDDRLGTVLERAVEQNPRLEIGVLQWDLGMLRALGRGLKPIVLLDRRTPDRLTFAVDTHHPVGGAHHQKIVIIDDCLAFAGGIDVTADRWDTSDHADGNPHRRRPAAGRAGGRLTGPWHDATSMMTGPAARAVAELARERWVSGTGERLEPLPEERECWPEDVEPLLTDVDVAISRTRPEHAGAPLVHEVELLWLATIAAARRSIYVESQYFASRRIAEAIAERLREPDGPDVVVLNPWTADGWLSEKAMGTARARVLEIVREADVHDRFRLYTPVTEQREHIYVHAKLTVVDDRLLRLGSSNLNNRSMGLDTECDLAIEAVEGRPGADRLAATIVGFRDGLLAEHLGCTPDDVAAAIADTGSLVQGIERLRRPTGRSLVPFEPPELDPVDRALAESEVMDAEKTPNRWRRVERFFARRRRPRNRVRS, from the coding sequence GTGATCGGTGGCGGCGAGGCGACGACCCAGCCCGACACCGATCCCGCTGCCGCACACCCCGAGCGACGCGACGGGGGCGACGACGGCCCGTCGGAGCAGGGCGCGCCGCTGCTGATCCCCGGCGAGACCTGCTGGCGGATCGAGCGGGCCACTCGCTTCGCGATCTTCGTCGACGCGGCCGGCTACTTCGCCACTCTCAAGCGCGCCGTGCTGCGCGCCGAGCGGCGGGTGCTGTTCATCGGCTGGGACTTCGACCCCCGGATCCGGCTCGACCCGCTGGACGGCTGCCGGCCGAAGGACGACCGGCTCGGCACGGTGCTCGAGCGGGCGGTGGAGCAGAACCCACGGCTGGAGATCGGCGTCCTCCAGTGGGACCTCGGGATGCTGCGCGCGCTCGGCCGGGGGCTGAAGCCCATCGTGCTGCTCGACCGGCGCACTCCCGACCGCCTCACCTTCGCCGTCGACACCCACCATCCGGTCGGCGGTGCGCACCACCAGAAGATCGTGATCATCGACGACTGCCTGGCCTTCGCCGGCGGCATCGACGTCACCGCCGACCGCTGGGACACCTCCGACCACGCCGACGGCAACCCGCACCGACGTCGTCCGGCAGCCGGACGCGCCGGGGGTCGGCTGACCGGGCCGTGGCACGACGCGACCAGCATGATGACCGGGCCCGCTGCTCGTGCCGTCGCCGAGCTCGCTCGCGAGCGGTGGGTGAGCGGCACGGGGGAGCGGCTCGAGCCGCTCCCCGAGGAGCGGGAGTGCTGGCCCGAGGACGTGGAGCCGCTGCTCACCGACGTCGACGTCGCGATCTCCCGCACCCGCCCCGAGCACGCTGGCGCGCCCCTCGTGCACGAGGTCGAGCTGCTGTGGCTGGCCACGATCGCCGCGGCCCGCCGCTCGATCTACGTGGAGAGCCAGTACTTCGCCTCCCGCCGGATCGCCGAGGCGATCGCCGAACGGCTGCGCGAGCCCGACGGCCCCGACGTCGTCGTGCTCAACCCGTGGACCGCCGACGGCTGGCTGTCCGAGAAGGCGATGGGCACCGCGCGCGCCCGGGTGCTGGAGATCGTCCGCGAGGCCGACGTGCACGACCGGTTCCGGCTCTACACGCCGGTGACGGAGCAGCGCGAGCACATCTACGTGCACGCCAAGTTGACCGTGGTCGACGACCGCCTGCTGCGTCTGGGTTCGAGCAACCTGAACAACCGCTCGATGGGCCTGGACACCGAGTGCGACCTGGCGATCGAGGCGGTCGAGGGGCGGCCGGGGGCCGACCGGCTCGCCGCGACGATCGTCGGCTTCCGCGACGGGCTGCTCGCCGAGCACCTCGGCTGCACGCCGGACGACGTCGCCGCCGCGATCGCCGACACCGGCTCGCTCGTGCAGGGCATCGAGCGGCTGCGCCGGCCGACCGGCCGCTCACTGGTGCCGTTCGAGCCGCCCGAGCTGGACCCGGTCGACCGGGCGCTCGCCGAGTCCGAGGTGATGGACGCCGAGAAGACGCCGAACCGGTGGCGCCGGGTCGAGCGGTTCTTCGCCCGCCGCCGGCGGCCGCGGAACCGCGTGCGTTCCTGA
- the fahA gene encoding fumarylacetoacetase, with product MTTLTVAPDSPFGLHNLPYGVYSTPGSPPRVATRLGDSVIDLARLLHDEVFAQPTLNPFMAQGYDRWGAVRRQIPELVTGDVPDDAVHALGDVTLHLPIEVADYVDFYASEHHAANLGRLFRPDNPDPLTPNWKHLPVGYHGRASSIVVSGTDIVRPCGQRKGKDDPAPVFGPSTRLDIEAELGFVVGTGSAMGESIPVEEAERHLFGVVVFNDWSARDIQAWEYVPLGPNLGKSFASTISPWVVPMLALEDARVPTPAQDPQPLPYLSMQPPWGLDVELSVRWNGQEVSRPPYREVYWSPAQMLAHLTVNGAPSRTGDVFASGTISGPAKETRGAFIELTWGGAEPVTVGGEQRTFLEDGDEIVITASAPGPDGTRLGFGEARGRILPARSTPAHRADDTGGTG from the coding sequence ATGACCACCCTTACCGTTGCGCCCGACTCGCCGTTCGGGCTGCACAACCTGCCCTACGGCGTCTACTCGACGCCCGGCTCTCCGCCCCGCGTCGCGACCCGGCTGGGCGACAGCGTGATCGACCTGGCCCGCCTGCTGCACGACGAGGTGTTCGCGCAGCCGACGCTGAATCCGTTCATGGCCCAGGGGTACGACCGCTGGGGGGCGGTGCGCCGCCAGATCCCCGAGCTCGTGACCGGCGACGTCCCGGACGATGCGGTGCACGCTCTCGGCGACGTCACCCTGCACCTGCCGATCGAGGTCGCCGACTACGTCGACTTCTACGCGTCCGAACACCACGCCGCCAACCTGGGGCGGCTGTTCCGACCCGACAACCCAGACCCGTTGACGCCGAACTGGAAGCACCTGCCGGTGGGCTACCACGGGCGCGCGAGCTCGATCGTCGTCTCGGGCACCGACATCGTGCGGCCCTGCGGCCAGCGCAAGGGGAAGGACGATCCGGCTCCGGTGTTCGGGCCCTCCACGCGACTGGACATCGAGGCCGAGCTCGGCTTCGTCGTCGGCACGGGGTCGGCCATGGGCGAGTCCATCCCGGTCGAGGAGGCCGAGCGGCATCTGTTCGGAGTGGTCGTGTTCAACGACTGGTCGGCGCGGGACATCCAGGCATGGGAGTACGTGCCCCTCGGCCCCAACCTCGGGAAGTCGTTCGCCTCGACGATCTCGCCCTGGGTCGTGCCGATGCTCGCGCTGGAGGACGCCAGAGTGCCGACGCCCGCCCAGGATCCGCAGCCACTCCCGTACCTGTCGATGCAGCCGCCGTGGGGGCTGGACGTGGAGCTGTCGGTGCGATGGAACGGGCAGGAGGTCAGCCGGCCGCCCTACCGGGAGGTGTACTGGTCCCCGGCGCAGATGCTGGCGCACCTGACCGTCAACGGTGCCCCGTCACGGACCGGGGACGTCTTCGCCTCCGGCACCATCTCCGGCCCGGCCAAGGAGACCCGGGGCGCATTCATCGAGCTGACCTGGGGCGGGGCTGAACCGGTGACCGTTGGGGGCGAGCAGCGGACCTTCCTCGAGGACGGCGACGAGATCGTCATCACCGCCTCGGCACCGGGCCCCGACGGCACGCGGCTCGGCTTCGGCGAGGCCCGGGGGCGGATCCTGCCCGCCAGGTCGACACCGGCCCACCGTGCGGACGACACGGGCGGAACGGGTTGA
- a CDS encoding beta-ketoacyl-ACP reductase, which translates to MTATQERSTRTGDKLLGKVAFVTGGTRGIGAAICRSLAKQGADIAAGYSGNQERAEMFAQDFAGAYPESHMSVHRGDIANPDDCRRTVAEVIEQHGRLDILVNNAGITADRTVLKMTDDDWRRVIDVNLSGAFYLSQAALKHMLERGSGRIVMISSVIGEMGGIGQSNYSSAKAGLLGLTKTLAREAAHHVQRAGHTDGIGVTVNAVTPGYTATEMLDSVPEKVLDGLRTKIPIGRLGEPDEVARVVHFLAADASAYITGQVWGVNGGLDM; encoded by the coding sequence ATGACCGCTACGCAGGAACGTTCGACGAGGACCGGGGACAAGCTGCTGGGCAAGGTGGCTTTCGTGACGGGCGGCACCCGCGGAATCGGTGCCGCCATCTGCCGGAGCCTGGCCAAGCAAGGCGCCGACATCGCGGCGGGGTACAGCGGCAACCAGGAACGGGCGGAGATGTTCGCCCAGGACTTCGCCGGCGCCTACCCCGAGAGCCACATGAGCGTGCACCGGGGGGACATCGCGAACCCCGACGACTGCCGCCGGACCGTCGCCGAGGTCATCGAGCAGCACGGCCGGCTGGACATCCTCGTCAACAACGCCGGCATCACCGCGGACCGGACCGTGCTCAAGATGACCGACGACGACTGGCGACGGGTCATCGACGTCAATCTCTCCGGAGCCTTCTACCTCTCGCAGGCCGCGCTGAAGCACATGCTCGAGCGGGGCAGCGGGCGCATCGTGATGATCTCCTCGGTGATCGGCGAGATGGGCGGCATCGGGCAGTCGAACTACTCCTCGGCCAAGGCCGGACTGCTCGGGCTGACCAAGACGCTGGCCCGGGAGGCCGCGCACCACGTGCAGCGCGCCGGCCACACCGACGGGATCGGGGTGACCGTCAACGCCGTCACCCCGGGCTACACCGCGACCGAGATGCTCGACAGCGTGCCCGAGAAGGTCCTGGACGGGCTGCGGACGAAGATCCCGATCGGGCGGCTCGGTGAGCCGGACGAAGTCGCCCGCGTCGTCCACTTCCTGGCCGCGGACGCGTCCGCTTACATCACGGGACAGGTGTGGGGGGTCAACGGCGGCCTTGACATGTAG